From Polynucleobacter sp. MWH-Braz-FAM2G, a single genomic window includes:
- a CDS encoding UDP-glucose/GDP-mannose dehydrogenase family protein — MKVTIIGSGYVGLVTGACLAEQGNNVFCVDVDSKKIDILNSGGVPIYEPGLKEMIERNRAAGRLQFSTDIAASVAHGDIQFIAVGTPPDEDGSADLQYVVAAARNIGRHMTTPKVIVDKSTVPVGTADKVSEAITEELEKRGLSAELCSVVSNPEFLKEGAAVEDFMRPDRIVIGTESTPAGQRAKEQMRKLYAPFNRHHERTYYMDVKSAELTKYAANAMLATRISFMNELANLADLVGADIEAVRQGIGSDSRIGYGFLYSGTGYGGSCFPKDVSALSKTAKEHGRDLKILDAVEAVNELQKYILVEKIEKRFGKDLKGMKFALWGLAFKPNTDDMREAPSRVIIAELVKRGATVVAHDPVAMPEAKHALELDFKDNPEGLEQVSMVDDPMSALTDADALVIVTEWKAFRSPDFDVLMQKLTRPIIFDGRNLYEPATMQELGIEYHGIGRHN; from the coding sequence TTGAAAGTTACTATTATCGGAAGCGGTTATGTGGGGCTTGTAACGGGAGCATGTCTTGCAGAACAGGGCAACAATGTATTCTGTGTTGACGTTGATTCTAAAAAAATTGATATTCTCAATTCAGGTGGCGTTCCGATATATGAACCCGGTTTAAAGGAAATGATCGAACGTAATAGAGCTGCTGGCAGACTCCAGTTCTCTACCGACATTGCTGCATCGGTTGCCCATGGCGATATTCAGTTCATTGCGGTAGGCACTCCTCCAGATGAAGATGGCTCAGCTGATCTTCAGTATGTTGTAGCGGCGGCGCGCAATATCGGCCGCCATATGACTACCCCCAAGGTGATCGTTGATAAATCTACAGTGCCAGTAGGTACAGCAGACAAAGTCTCTGAAGCCATTACTGAAGAGCTTGAAAAAAGAGGTCTCTCTGCGGAATTGTGTTCGGTTGTTTCAAATCCCGAGTTCCTTAAAGAGGGTGCTGCGGTTGAAGATTTTATGCGTCCTGATCGCATAGTGATCGGTACAGAAAGTACTCCAGCAGGGCAGCGTGCAAAAGAGCAAATGCGTAAACTCTATGCACCATTTAATCGCCATCATGAGCGCACCTATTACATGGATGTGAAAAGTGCGGAGTTAACTAAATACGCTGCTAATGCGATGTTGGCAACACGCATCTCTTTCATGAATGAGTTGGCTAATCTAGCCGACTTGGTTGGTGCAGACATTGAAGCTGTGCGCCAGGGTATTGGATCGGACAGTCGAATTGGTTACGGTTTTCTGTATTCGGGTACTGGTTATGGTGGCTCATGCTTTCCAAAAGATGTTTCAGCCTTATCCAAAACTGCTAAAGAGCATGGCAGAGATCTCAAGATTCTAGATGCCGTAGAAGCAGTGAATGAATTACAAAAATATATTTTGGTTGAAAAGATTGAAAAACGCTTTGGTAAAGATCTTAAAGGAATGAAGTTTGCTTTATGGGGGCTTGCGTTTAAACCAAACACAGATGACATGCGTGAAGCGCCTAGCAGGGTCATTATTGCTGAATTGGTTAAGCGCGGTGCGACCGTAGTAGCACACGACCCTGTAGCTATGCCTGAGGCTAAGCATGCATTAGAGTTGGATTTCAAGGACAACCCCGAAGGCCTCGAACAGGTATCTATGGTCGATGATCCAATGAGCGCTCTTACTGATGCGGATGCCCTGGTGATTGTGACTGAGTGGAAGGCTTTTAGAAGTCCAGACTTTGATGTGTTGATGCAAAAACTGACTCGCCCTATCATTTTTGATGGTCGTAATCTGTATGAGCCAGCTACTATGCAAGAATTAGGCATTGAGTACCATGGTATTGGACGACATAATTAA
- the lapB gene encoding lipopolysaccharide assembly protein LapB has product MIQIATSWLLLLPVMFGIGWMASRWDLRLENRMDERERMRQQRSTFKGLSLLLNEQPDQAIETLVKIAQLDPETIELHFSLGNLFRRRGETERAIKVHQHLANRDDLKPRDRDHAAYELGRDFLRAGLLDRAEASLNRVGDGKYAVPAKESLLEMYQVERDWKKAIIAATELEGLQGKSHHTEIAQFHCEIGQDALRRKDLDDAEQSIARALQAVPNHARALILQGDYLMALERPTQAIEAWSLVAASHPAYMHLLADRWMVAHSALGKESEGLDRLCELLKTQASGELLDIVHKQMMKIRGPQAANTMLAEVMQHSPSLSALSKLAETRLALEEGSANPERLIELQSILSLLRQRTTSLARYTCGNCGFRARRFYWQCPGCNHWEASSPRRSEGSAPSGPSM; this is encoded by the coding sequence ATGATTCAGATAGCCACGTCTTGGTTATTGCTTCTGCCAGTCATGTTTGGTATTGGGTGGATGGCATCGCGCTGGGATTTACGTCTTGAAAATCGCATGGATGAGAGAGAGCGTATGCGTCAGCAACGCTCAACTTTTAAAGGGTTAAGTCTCTTATTGAATGAGCAGCCTGATCAAGCAATTGAAACTCTGGTGAAAATTGCCCAATTGGATCCAGAAACGATCGAATTACATTTTTCACTAGGTAATTTATTCCGTCGTCGCGGTGAGACTGAGCGTGCTATTAAAGTTCACCAGCACCTCGCAAATAGAGATGATTTAAAGCCACGAGATCGTGATCATGCTGCTTATGAATTAGGGCGTGATTTCTTGCGTGCGGGCTTGCTTGATCGTGCTGAAGCATCGCTCAATCGTGTGGGCGATGGTAAGTATGCCGTGCCTGCAAAAGAGAGTCTTTTAGAGATGTATCAAGTAGAGCGCGATTGGAAAAAAGCCATCATTGCCGCTACTGAGCTTGAGGGTTTGCAAGGTAAATCCCATCACACGGAAATTGCTCAATTCCATTGCGAAATAGGACAAGACGCATTACGTCGTAAAGATCTTGATGATGCGGAACAATCAATTGCGAGAGCATTGCAAGCAGTACCTAATCACGCTCGCGCATTGATTTTGCAAGGTGATTATTTAATGGCTTTAGAGCGCCCAACCCAGGCAATAGAGGCTTGGAGTTTGGTTGCTGCCTCGCACCCTGCCTATATGCATTTATTGGCGGATCGGTGGATGGTAGCTCATTCTGCCTTGGGTAAAGAAAGTGAAGGACTTGATCGTCTTTGTGAATTACTCAAGACCCAAGCGTCAGGTGAGCTCTTGGATATTGTTCACAAACAAATGATGAAAATTCGGGGACCTCAGGCAGCAAATACCATGTTGGCAGAGGTAATGCAGCATTCTCCAAGTTTGAGTGCTTTATCTAAGTTAGCGGAAACCCGTTTAGCTTTAGAGGAAGGTAGCGCTAATCCAGAGAGACTTATTGAATTGCAATCTATTTTGAGTCTATTACGCCAGCGTACTACCAGCTTGGCACGCTACACTTGTGGCAACTGTGGCTTTAGGGCGAGAAGATTCTATTGGCAATGTCCAGGCTGTAATCACTGGGAGGCATCCTCACCCAGACGGAGTGAAGGTTCTGCGCCTAGTGGCCCTTCAATGTAA
- the rpsA gene encoding 30S ribosomal protein S1: MSESFAELFEESLTRSNMKTGQVISAEVLRIDHNFVVVNAGLKSEAFIPVEEFHNDAGEIEVAPGDFVSVAIDALENGYGDTILSRDKAKRLASWMNLEKALEQAEIVTGTVTGKVKGGLTVMVNGIRAFLPGSLVDTRPIKDTSPYEGKTMEFKVIKLDRKRNNVVLSRRAVVEASQGEERAKLMSNLKEGAVVTGLVKNITDYGAFVDLGGIDGLLHITDLAWRRVRHPSEMLTVGQEVTAKILKFDQEKNRVSLGVKQLGDDPWVGIARRYPPNTRLFGKVTNLTDYGAFVEIESGIEGLVHVSEMDWTNKNVAPSKATALGTEVEVMVLDIDEDKRRISLGIKQCKANPWEEFARSQQKGDKLSGAIKSITDFGVFIGLPGGIDGLVHLSDLSWNEPGEEAVKKYKKGDEVEATVLAIDVEKERISLGIKQLSGDPFNNYTSVNDKGALVTGTVKAVDAKGATIHLADEVEAYLRASEISTDRVEDARNVLKEGDSVTAMIINIDRKSRVINLSIKAKDSSDQQDAMSKLQGDAQSGTTNLGALLKAKLDNQG; this comes from the coding sequence ATGTCTGAATCATTTGCAGAATTATTTGAAGAATCATTAACCCGATCGAATATGAAGACCGGCCAAGTTATTTCGGCTGAAGTTCTTCGCATCGACCATAACTTCGTCGTTGTTAACGCTGGCTTAAAGTCTGAAGCGTTTATTCCTGTTGAAGAATTCCATAACGACGCTGGCGAGATTGAAGTAGCTCCTGGCGATTTCGTTTCTGTTGCTATTGACGCTCTTGAGAACGGCTATGGCGACACCATCCTCTCCCGTGACAAAGCAAAACGCTTGGCTTCATGGATGAACTTGGAAAAAGCGCTTGAGCAAGCTGAGATCGTTACCGGCACTGTTACTGGTAAGGTTAAAGGCGGCTTGACAGTAATGGTTAACGGTATCCGTGCATTCTTGCCTGGATCACTCGTTGATACACGCCCAATCAAAGACACCAGCCCTTACGAAGGTAAGACGATGGAGTTTAAGGTTATTAAGCTAGACCGTAAACGTAACAACGTAGTGTTGTCACGTCGTGCTGTTGTAGAAGCTAGCCAAGGCGAAGAGCGTGCTAAGTTGATGTCTAACCTTAAAGAAGGCGCAGTGGTTACTGGTCTTGTTAAGAACATCACCGACTACGGTGCGTTCGTTGACCTCGGTGGTATCGATGGCCTCTTGCACATTACCGATTTGGCATGGCGTCGTGTGCGTCACCCAAGCGAGATGTTGACTGTTGGTCAAGAAGTTACAGCTAAGATTTTGAAGTTCGACCAAGAGAAGAATCGTGTTTCACTCGGCGTGAAACAACTTGGCGATGATCCATGGGTTGGTATTGCACGTCGTTACCCACCGAACACCCGTTTATTCGGCAAGGTAACTAACTTGACTGATTACGGCGCATTCGTTGAAATTGAATCTGGTATTGAAGGTTTGGTACACGTTTCTGAAATGGACTGGACTAACAAGAACGTTGCTCCAAGTAAAGCAACTGCATTGGGCACCGAAGTTGAAGTAATGGTTCTCGATATTGATGAAGACAAGCGTCGTATTAGCTTGGGCATCAAGCAGTGCAAAGCAAATCCATGGGAAGAGTTTGCACGTTCACAGCAAAAAGGCGACAAGTTGTCTGGTGCGATCAAGTCTATTACTGACTTCGGCGTATTCATTGGTTTGCCTGGCGGTATCGACGGTTTAGTTCACCTCTCTGACCTTTCTTGGAATGAGCCTGGTGAAGAAGCTGTTAAGAAGTACAAAAAAGGTGATGAAGTTGAAGCTACTGTCTTGGCAATTGATGTTGAGAAAGAGCGTATCTCTCTCGGTATCAAACAATTGTCTGGCGATCCATTCAATAACTACACATCCGTTAATGACAAAGGTGCTTTAGTAACTGGTACTGTTAAGGCGGTTGATGCTAAGGGTGCAACGATCCATTTGGCTGATGAAGTTGAAGCTTACTTGCGCGCTTCTGAGATCTCAACTGATCGCGTTGAAGATGCACGCAATGTATTGAAAGAAGGCGATAGCGTTACTGCAATGATCATTAATATTGATCGCAAGTCACGCGTTATCAATCTTTCAATCAAAGCAAAAGACAGCTCTGATCAACAAGATGCAATGAGCAAGCTCCAAGGTGATGCGCAATCTGGCACAACCAATTTGGGCGCTTTGTTAAAAGCAAAATTGGATAATCAAGGCTAA
- the cmk gene encoding (d)CMP kinase, translating to MSIPPVIAIDGPTASGKGTVASLVAEKLGFHYLDSGALYRLVALASEKAGIDVKNGPELGLLVPKLLISFKNNQIFLNGMDVTDAIRTENIGLRASAIAVHPEVRSALVGLQRSFRQSPGLVADGRDMASVIFPDAILKVFLTATAAARAERRYKQLIAKGISAKLEDLLQDLQERDARDSSRGAAPLLVADGAKVLETSDLSIDQAVKTVLDWYQSSIA from the coding sequence ATGAGCATTCCACCAGTCATCGCAATTGACGGGCCTACCGCCTCTGGTAAAGGCACGGTTGCCTCATTGGTTGCGGAAAAGCTCGGTTTTCATTATTTGGACAGCGGCGCCCTCTATCGTTTGGTTGCTCTAGCCAGTGAAAAAGCGGGAATCGACGTTAAAAATGGCCCAGAATTAGGCCTTTTAGTTCCTAAGTTATTGATTTCATTCAAAAATAATCAAATTTTCCTCAATGGTATGGATGTGACTGATGCTATTCGTACAGAAAACATCGGTTTAAGAGCTTCTGCTATAGCCGTCCATCCAGAGGTGAGATCTGCTTTAGTGGGTCTGCAACGTAGTTTTCGTCAATCTCCTGGGTTGGTGGCGGATGGCAGGGACATGGCTAGCGTCATATTTCCAGATGCGATTTTGAAGGTTTTTCTCACTGCAACTGCCGCCGCTAGGGCTGAACGTCGCTATAAGCAATTGATAGCTAAGGGAATTTCTGCTAAACTTGAGGACTTGCTGCAAGATTTACAGGAGCGCGATGCTAGAGACAGTAGTCGAGGCGCCGCGCCCTTGTTGGTTGCAGATGGTGCAAAAGTGCTTGAAACATCAGATTTATCGATAGATCAAGCAGTTAAGACGGTTTTAGATTGGTATCAGTCTTCAATTGCTTAG
- the aroA gene encoding 3-phosphoshikimate 1-carboxyvinyltransferase codes for MSGLPDIKVGPFKRAQGSIVLPGSKSISNRALLLAALSSGTTTLTNLLDADDTQVMRNALRQLGLSVTDKADKVCIVEGCGGKFPVQDADLFMGNAGTAIRPLTAALAMQGGNYRLSGVARMHERPIRDLVDGLRQVGAKIDYELQEGYPPIKILAADIQIQDVVKVRGDVSSQFLTALLMALPLVASTPVRIEVIGELISRPYIDITLKLMARFGVHVDCPDVQSFIIPAKTSDAVYKSPGQLSVEGDASSASYFLALGAIGGGPVKVMGVGKDSIQGDVAFADALALMGAKISAGEDWIEVSGVKNFNGKLNGITIDCTEIPDAAMTLAVAALFAEGPTRLNNIASWRVKETDRIAAMAKELKKIGAIVEEGADYIVVQAPASQIDWKSPSEGIDTYDDHRMAMCFSLAAFGPNALKINDPNCVAKTFPTYFAEFAQVVS; via the coding sequence ATGAGCGGTTTACCTGATATCAAAGTTGGACCGTTTAAACGAGCGCAAGGCTCGATAGTCTTGCCAGGCTCGAAGAGTATTTCTAATCGTGCGCTATTACTTGCTGCTCTATCTTCCGGCACAACCACCCTCACAAACTTGCTGGATGCGGATGACACGCAAGTGATGCGCAATGCATTGCGTCAGCTAGGCTTATCTGTCACAGATAAAGCTGACAAGGTTTGTATCGTTGAGGGTTGTGGTGGCAAGTTCCCTGTGCAGGATGCAGATCTATTTATGGGTAATGCCGGTACTGCGATTCGTCCCCTCACTGCAGCCTTGGCTATGCAAGGCGGCAATTACCGCTTATCAGGTGTTGCTCGTATGCATGAAAGACCAATTCGGGATTTGGTTGATGGTCTACGTCAAGTGGGCGCAAAAATTGATTACGAATTACAAGAAGGTTACCCCCCAATTAAGATCTTGGCAGCTGATATTCAGATTCAAGATGTTGTTAAGGTGCGCGGTGATGTATCGAGTCAATTCTTAACGGCGTTGCTCATGGCTTTGCCTTTAGTTGCATCAACCCCAGTACGCATTGAAGTAATTGGCGAGCTTATTTCTCGCCCGTATATTGATATCACTTTGAAGTTAATGGCGCGTTTTGGTGTTCACGTTGACTGCCCTGATGTGCAATCGTTCATCATTCCTGCAAAAACTTCTGATGCTGTATACAAGAGTCCAGGTCAGTTATCGGTAGAGGGTGATGCTTCTTCAGCTTCATACTTCTTAGCCCTCGGGGCTATCGGTGGCGGCCCTGTGAAGGTTATGGGCGTTGGCAAGGATAGCATTCAGGGTGATGTGGCATTTGCGGATGCACTTGCACTCATGGGCGCCAAGATTTCCGCTGGAGAAGATTGGATTGAGGTGTCTGGCGTAAAAAATTTCAATGGCAAGCTTAATGGCATCACGATTGATTGCACAGAAATTCCAGATGCAGCCATGACGCTTGCAGTTGCTGCATTATTTGCAGAAGGGCCAACACGTTTAAATAATATTGCCAGCTGGCGCGTAAAAGAAACCGATCGTATTGCAGCAATGGCAAAAGAATTAAAGAAGATTGGTGCAATCGTAGAAGAGGGTGCGGATTACATCGTGGTTCAAGCTCCCGCTTCGCAAATTGACTGGAAATCACCAAGCGAAGGTATTGATACTTATGATGACCATCGGATGGCGATGTGTTTCTCGCTCGCCGCATTTGGCCCGAATGCACTCAAGATCAATGATCCAAATTGCGTAGCAAAAACATTCCCAACCTATTTCGCAGAATTTGCGCAAGTAGTTAGCTAA
- a CDS encoding prephenate dehydrogenase/arogenate dehydrogenase family protein gives MTIINPASNFGTVTIVGVGLIGASLGLALKKAGVVTKVLGVGRSKENLDQAQKMGAIDGVVDLVEAAKQSDVIVLCVPVAQMRSAFEVIEPHLESRTMITDAGSTKGDVILAAKEVLGKKACQFVPAHPIAGGAQHGASAAKADLFQGKQTIICPLQENSPEDTALITGFWESVGSQVKKIGVVQHDAIYAAVSHLPHLLSYALMASVVNSEDADQKLSHVGAGFKDFTRIAASSPEMWRDICLGNRAAILKELDQYLLIVNHMRKLIAENDGSGLEKLFNKASKARQDLDVL, from the coding sequence ATGACCATTATTAATCCCGCCAGTAATTTTGGCACTGTCACCATCGTAGGCGTTGGTTTAATTGGTGCTTCTTTAGGTTTGGCGCTTAAAAAAGCGGGAGTGGTGACCAAAGTATTAGGTGTGGGTCGCAGTAAAGAAAATTTAGATCAAGCGCAAAAGATGGGCGCTATTGATGGTGTAGTGGATTTGGTTGAGGCCGCCAAGCAATCTGATGTGATTGTGCTTTGTGTGCCGGTTGCACAAATGCGATCCGCCTTTGAAGTGATTGAGCCTCATCTTGAATCACGTACCATGATTACCGATGCCGGCAGTACGAAGGGCGATGTGATTTTGGCTGCAAAGGAAGTATTGGGTAAGAAGGCTTGTCAGTTTGTGCCAGCGCATCCGATTGCCGGTGGTGCTCAGCATGGCGCAAGCGCTGCTAAGGCAGATTTATTCCAGGGCAAGCAAACTATCATTTGTCCGCTGCAAGAAAACTCTCCTGAAGATACCGCTTTGATCACTGGCTTTTGGGAATCCGTTGGCTCTCAGGTGAAAAAGATTGGCGTTGTACAACATGACGCTATTTATGCAGCGGTTTCTCATCTTCCACACCTCTTGTCTTATGCCTTGATGGCAAGCGTGGTGAATTCTGAAGATGCCGATCAAAAATTGAGTCATGTTGGTGCTGGCTTTAAAGACTTCACTCGTATTGCAGCCTCTAGCCCAGAAATGTGGCGAGATATTTGTTTGGGTAATCGCGCTGCCATTTTGAAAGAGTTGGATCAATATCTTTTGATCGTCAATCACATGCGCAAACTCATCGCTGAAAACGATGGCTCTGGCTTGGAAAAATTATTTAATAAGGCGAGCAAAGCGCGTCAAGACTTGGATGTACTTTAA
- the hisC gene encoding histidinol-phosphate transaminase produces MTSKIGLKHIHAIAPYVGGRPISEVAREYDLDENKIVKLASNENPLGMPKSAQDAMLKAASDLGRYPDSNGFELKNVLANRLGVPTDWITLGNGSNDILELAARAVAQAGDEVIFSKHAFAVYPLATQAVGAKAIEVAATDSYGHDLPAMLAAIKASGDKAKLVFVANPNNPTGSYLTAKEIEDFLIAVPPHVVVVLDEAYNEYLTPEQRYDAIAWVKRFPNMILSRSFSKAYGLAGLRIGYGIAQPHLTDLLNRIRQPFNVNSLAQAAAIAAFEDKEFLQKGYELNRSGYEQLTKAFDELGLKYLPSAGNFVLVKVGEDNQAGVRINLELLKRGIIVRPVGNYGLPQWLRISIGLPEENAAFIAALKTILAQQ; encoded by the coding sequence ATGACATCAAAGATTGGCTTAAAACATATTCATGCGATTGCCCCCTATGTTGGTGGGCGACCCATTAGCGAAGTTGCGCGCGAATATGATCTGGACGAAAACAAGATTGTGAAGCTGGCTTCCAATGAGAATCCTTTGGGGATGCCCAAGTCTGCACAGGACGCCATGCTCAAGGCTGCGAGTGATTTAGGGCGTTATCCAGATTCGAATGGGTTTGAGCTCAAGAATGTTTTGGCTAATCGATTGGGTGTGCCAACAGACTGGATTACTTTAGGCAATGGCAGTAACGACATTCTTGAATTAGCTGCTCGCGCTGTTGCGCAAGCTGGCGATGAAGTGATCTTCTCAAAACATGCTTTTGCTGTTTATCCCTTGGCTACACAAGCTGTTGGTGCTAAGGCGATTGAGGTTGCTGCTACAGATAGCTATGGGCATGATTTACCAGCGATGTTGGCGGCAATTAAAGCATCAGGTGATAAAGCAAAATTGGTATTTGTGGCTAATCCAAATAATCCAACTGGCAGCTACTTAACCGCTAAAGAGATTGAAGATTTTTTGATTGCAGTGCCACCCCATGTTGTTGTGGTATTGGATGAGGCTTATAACGAGTATCTGACTCCAGAGCAACGCTATGATGCGATTGCTTGGGTGAAACGTTTCCCCAACATGATTTTGTCTCGCAGTTTCTCCAAGGCATATGGCTTGGCTGGCTTGCGTATTGGATATGGAATTGCTCAGCCCCATCTCACAGATTTGCTCAACCGCATTCGCCAACCATTTAATGTAAATAGTCTTGCCCAAGCAGCTGCAATTGCGGCATTTGAAGATAAAGAGTTCTTGCAAAAGGGATATGAGTTAAATCGCTCTGGCTACGAGCAATTGACAAAGGCTTTTGATGAGTTGGGTTTAAAGTACCTACCCTCTGCTGGTAACTTTGTGCTCGTTAAGGTTGGCGAAGATAATCAAGCGGGCGTACGTATTAATTTGGAACTACTGAAGCGAGGCATTATTGTTCGTCCTGTTGGCAATTATGGCTTGCCGCAATGGTTGCGTATTTCGATTGGTTTGCCAGAAGAAAATGCGGCATTTATTGCCGCGTTAAAAACAATATTGGCACAACAATAA
- the pheA gene encoding prephenate dehydratase has product MSTEEQRLAPLREKIDALDAQILDLLTQRAKAAQEVGHVKGGFSSPVFRPERERQVVARLQEINQGPLLPDGIAAIWREVMSACRALEARQTIAYLGPVGTFSEQAAQTYFGHSIAGLPCASLDEVFKAVEKGAAQFGVVPVENSSEGAISRTLDLLLDSPMRISGEVVLPIRHHLLTKSGNLDGVTTVCAHAQALAQCQQWLSVHAPQLKRQAVSSNAEAARLAAGDPTLAAIAGDPAQEAYGLQAVAAQIQDDAHNRTRFVVVGNYACQPTGKDQTSLVLSVDNQPGAVHRLLAPLAKHGVSMNRFESRPARKGTWEYHFYIDIAGHADDAKVVKALEELKEVAAFYKNLGSYPHSA; this is encoded by the coding sequence ATGAGTACTGAAGAACAGCGCTTAGCTCCCTTACGGGAAAAAATTGACGCACTTGATGCGCAAATTTTAGATTTGTTAACTCAACGCGCAAAAGCTGCACAAGAAGTTGGTCACGTTAAGGGTGGTTTTTCTTCACCAGTTTTTCGTCCTGAGCGCGAGCGCCAAGTAGTGGCGCGCCTTCAAGAAATCAATCAAGGCCCATTGTTGCCTGATGGAATCGCGGCAATTTGGCGTGAAGTGATGTCAGCTTGCAGAGCCCTAGAGGCGAGACAAACGATTGCTTATCTTGGACCTGTTGGAACTTTCTCAGAACAAGCTGCGCAAACCTATTTTGGTCATTCAATTGCTGGCTTACCGTGCGCTAGTTTGGATGAAGTATTTAAAGCGGTAGAGAAGGGCGCAGCACAATTTGGTGTCGTTCCAGTTGAGAACTCTAGTGAAGGTGCTATTTCACGCACATTAGATTTGCTATTAGATTCTCCCATGCGCATTAGCGGCGAAGTGGTTTTACCGATACGGCATCACTTATTGACTAAGAGCGGCAATTTAGATGGCGTTACAACCGTTTGCGCTCATGCTCAAGCATTGGCCCAATGTCAGCAATGGTTAAGTGTGCATGCACCGCAATTAAAGCGCCAAGCAGTCAGTAGCAATGCCGAGGCAGCACGTCTAGCGGCTGGTGATCCTACTTTGGCTGCAATCGCTGGCGATCCTGCGCAGGAGGCCTATGGCTTGCAAGCAGTTGCTGCGCAGATTCAGGATGATGCACATAATCGAACCCGCTTTGTTGTGGTCGGTAACTATGCCTGTCAACCAACTGGAAAAGATCAAACTTCTTTAGTGCTTTCAGTAGATAACCAGCCTGGTGCTGTTCATCGTTTGCTTGCACCTTTAGCTAAACATGGCGTGTCCATGAATCGCTTTGAATCCCGACCAGCTCGCAAAGGTACTTGGGAGTATCACTTTTATATTGATATCGCTGGCCATGCTGATGATGCCAAGGTAGTGAAAGCGCTTGAGGAGTTAAAAGAGGTGGCTGCTTTCTATAAAAATTTAGGCTCTTATCCGCACTCGGCTTAA
- the serC gene encoding 3-phosphoserine/phosphohydroxythreonine transaminase — translation MTFDRRIFNFAAGPATLPEEVLKQAADEMLNWRGLGTSVMEISHRSKEFMEVYEEVIQDLRTLMNIPDSYEILLLQGGGLGQNAAIPMNLMPLAQNGPKADFVVTGIWSEKSFKEAQKYGTANLAASSAAEKFNTIPARSTWKLSSDAAYVHYCANETIGGVEFPDVPDVGNIPLVADISSNILSKEMDVTKCAVWFGGAQKNIGPSGVTIVIVRKDLIGHSMSITPTIWDWSVQAGTQSMINTPPTFSIYMAGLGFKWLLKQGGVKAIQKRNQEKADLLYNFLDQSSLYENRVAKEYRSRMNVTFFLKDENLNAEFLAQSSAAGLVALRGHKAAGGMRASIYNAMPIEGVKALVEFMRDFERRA, via the coding sequence ATGACCTTTGACCGCCGCATTTTTAATTTCGCTGCGGGACCCGCTACTTTGCCTGAAGAGGTATTGAAGCAAGCTGCCGATGAGATGTTGAATTGGCGTGGTCTCGGAACTAGTGTGATGGAAATTAGTCATCGCAGCAAAGAGTTCATGGAGGTGTATGAAGAGGTTATTCAAGACCTACGTACACTGATGAATATTCCTGACTCTTATGAAATCTTGCTATTGCAAGGCGGTGGTCTAGGTCAGAATGCGGCTATTCCAATGAATCTCATGCCCTTGGCTCAGAATGGCCCCAAGGCGGATTTTGTTGTTACAGGAATTTGGTCAGAAAAATCTTTTAAGGAGGCGCAGAAGTACGGTACTGCAAATTTAGCCGCCTCTTCTGCTGCTGAAAAATTTAATACGATTCCCGCTAGATCTACTTGGAAGTTATCAAGTGATGCTGCTTACGTACATTACTGTGCGAATGAAACAATTGGTGGTGTTGAATTTCCAGATGTGCCAGATGTAGGCAACATTCCATTAGTTGCTGATATTTCTAGCAATATTCTTTCGAAAGAGATGGATGTCACTAAGTGTGCTGTGTGGTTTGGCGGTGCGCAGAAGAATATTGGTCCATCAGGCGTGACGATCGTGATTGTGCGAAAGGACCTTATTGGCCATAGCATGAGTATTACTCCAACGATCTGGGATTGGTCTGTGCAAGCGGGTACTCAGTCCATGATTAATACGCCTCCCACTTTCTCAATCTATATGGCGGGTCTGGGATTCAAGTGGTTGCTCAAGCAGGGTGGTGTCAAAGCTATTCAAAAGCGCAACCAAGAAAAAGCCGATTTGCTCTACAACTTTTTGGATCAAAGTAGTTTGTATGAGAATCGTGTTGCCAAGGAATATCGTTCGCGCATGAATGTGACTTTTTTCTTAAAAGATGAGAATCTGAATGCTGAGTTTTTGGCGCAATCCAGTGCAGCAGGTTTAGTTGCCCTGCGCGGCCATAAGGCTGCTGGTGGAATGCGAGCCAGCATCTATAACGCAATGCCTATTGAAGGCGTAAAAGCCTTAGTTGAATTTATGCGCGACTTTGAAAGGCGGGCTTAA